Proteins encoded within one genomic window of Deltaproteobacteria bacterium:
- a CDS encoding MFS transporter has translation MRPTDRIAPKYLIISADLLADLANQFVGLTLLDVLIFKGENALSNLVVLCLVQQTPSILMSPLAGLWMDRVGVRKWLTMVNVGKCALVGLLVLQSSPWIILPAYLLFTVGSLFFHIGRLSVTPLLIPKKQIIAFNALNERVSLAGSICGPCLIGWVVLKAGQGVALGLAGALLMLSACALCGLPKFADVHDGSGRSAEGAGGEESLLFKYREPFRKNHNLRAYFLIFGFVLLGGGVLNIGLPILFKSNFGSNIADWGLILSGFQAGSCLATFLLPRWSSTFRPKSILSLTFLILAGGMAILGHLTTYIQIALLMILFGCGLTLAHIFLESLIQQTSPKAHMGKTISILTAYRGVCYLGATLISALVLSLWGPQPLLLAASLVLLWASLLTTGAMPFKKMSIG, from the coding sequence GTGAGACCCACTGACCGGATTGCCCCGAAGTATCTCATCATCTCAGCCGATCTCCTGGCCGATCTGGCAAACCAGTTCGTGGGCCTAACCCTGCTTGACGTGCTGATCTTTAAGGGAGAGAATGCTTTGTCGAATCTCGTAGTGCTTTGCCTGGTTCAGCAAACCCCTTCTATCCTCATGAGCCCCCTGGCAGGTCTTTGGATGGATCGGGTGGGGGTCAGAAAGTGGCTCACCATGGTCAATGTGGGAAAATGCGCTCTGGTGGGATTGCTTGTCCTTCAATCATCTCCCTGGATCATCCTGCCTGCCTACCTTCTTTTTACGGTGGGTTCACTTTTTTTCCACATCGGACGTCTTTCCGTGACCCCTCTGTTGATACCCAAGAAACAAATCATCGCCTTTAATGCCCTGAACGAAAGGGTGTCGCTCGCCGGCAGCATCTGCGGGCCCTGTCTTATCGGCTGGGTGGTTTTGAAAGCTGGTCAGGGAGTCGCTCTGGGGCTGGCCGGCGCCCTTCTTATGCTCTCGGCCTGCGCCCTCTGCGGGCTGCCGAAATTCGCTGATGTCCATGATGGGTCCGGCCGCAGTGCAGAGGGAGCTGGGGGCGAGGAGTCTTTGCTCTTTAAGTACAGGGAGCCTTTTAGAAAGAATCATAACCTCAGGGCCTATTTTCTTATCTTCGGGTTTGTGCTTCTGGGAGGAGGTGTATTGAATATTGGCCTACCCATCTTGTTCAAGTCAAACTTTGGCAGCAATATTGCTGATTGGGGGTTGATCCTTTCGGGGTTTCAGGCTGGTTCCTGTCTGGCGACCTTCCTGTTGCCCAGGTGGTCATCGACTTTCAGGCCCAAATCGATTCTTTCTCTTACATTTTTGATCCTCGCAGGGGGCATGGCCATTCTCGGTCACCTCACAACTTACATCCAGATTGCCTTGCTGATGATTCTATTTGGCTGCGGACTAACGCTGGCACATATCTTTTTGGAAAGCCTTATCCAGCAAACCAGCCCCAAGGCCCACATGGGGAAAACCATATCCATCTTAACCGCATACAGAGGGGTCTGCTATTTGGGAGCCACATTAATCAGCGCCCTTGTCTTAAGCCTGTGGGGTCCCCAACCCCTTCTGCTCGCTGCGTCTTTGGTCTTGCTGTGGGCATCCCTTCTGACAACAGGCGCTATGCCTTTCAAGAAGATGTCCATAGGCTAG
- a CDS encoding radical SAM protein, whose translation MSLLNKSRFTIAVPVEKRGGEEFLALYHTMTRALVLIPERQWSYALSDPVAPADPAAMDVLCDQGFLVRDTTDETMLFETWMQQYVHDFSTLKSKVLVTRKCNNQCQYCILDPEAKEMSPETARAMDRFYIETIEEKNPQKVEDDYLGGEPLLNSKIILDSAARRFYYCLGRGIEYGFVITTNGTLIRPSIIADMKEVGLTGLRVSLAGPAAVHDILRPSKSNGKTYEVILQNLEAVSGMIPISIECQYDSGAFDFLGYPEMLDDFVERGIAIEDVTFNPILPRRGKSPFQSGTGDPRILLYLTEEAQKRGFPQDDEVPSNACMADFRARFVFDADGSIIPCPSLQGGEMAYGHVTTGIDFVAESELLKRKLPDKCLNKCPILPICMGGCRLQALIKGNGFNGIDCHEEIQRLFLEEYIREMASAVSFQERQENAALKIAA comes from the coding sequence ATGTCTTTGCTCAACAAGTCGAGATTCACCATAGCGGTGCCTGTTGAAAAAAGAGGGGGCGAAGAGTTCTTGGCCCTTTATCACACCATGACCCGGGCCCTTGTCCTTATCCCTGAAAGACAGTGGTCCTACGCCCTGAGCGATCCAGTGGCGCCGGCTGATCCTGCTGCCATGGACGTCCTTTGTGACCAGGGATTCCTGGTAAGGGACACCACGGACGAAACCATGTTGTTCGAGACCTGGATGCAGCAATACGTCCATGATTTCAGCACACTAAAATCAAAGGTCCTGGTGACCCGCAAATGCAACAACCAGTGTCAATACTGTATCCTCGATCCTGAGGCCAAAGAGATGTCCCCTGAGACAGCGCGGGCCATGGACCGGTTCTACATTGAGACCATTGAGGAAAAGAACCCTCAAAAGGTTGAGGACGACTACCTCGGTGGCGAGCCGCTACTCAATTCCAAGATCATCCTGGACAGCGCTGCCAGGCGATTTTATTACTGCCTGGGAAGGGGGATTGAATACGGCTTTGTCATCACCACCAATGGCACGCTCATCAGGCCGTCTATCATTGCAGACATGAAGGAGGTGGGACTCACAGGTCTTCGGGTCAGCCTGGCAGGGCCTGCTGCTGTTCACGATATTCTGAGGCCCTCAAAGAGCAATGGCAAGACCTATGAAGTGATTTTGCAAAACCTTGAGGCTGTCTCCGGGATGATTCCCATTAGCATTGAATGCCAGTATGACAGTGGCGCCTTTGATTTCCTGGGTTATCCGGAGATGCTGGACGATTTTGTCGAACGTGGCATTGCAATTGAGGACGTCACCTTTAACCCGATCCTGCCCAGAAGGGGAAAAAGCCCCTTTCAATCCGGCACAGGCGATCCCAGGATATTGCTCTATCTCACAGAAGAGGCCCAAAAACGAGGCTTCCCCCAGGATGATGAGGTCCCTTCCAATGCCTGCATGGCCGATTTTCGGGCAAGATTTGTCTTTGATGCAGACGGTTCCATCATCCCCTGCCCATCGCTGCAAGGCGGGGAAATGGCCTATGGACATGTCACAACAGGGATCGACTTTGTGGCAGAATCAGAACTTCTGAAACGAAAGCTGCCCGACAAATGCCTGAACAAATGCCCCATCTTGCCCATATGCATGGGCGGCTGCCGCTTGCAGGCCCTGATAAAGGGGAACGGTTTCAACGGCATCGATTGCCATGAAGAGATACAGCGCCTTTTTCTGGAAGAATACATCAGGGAAATGGCTTCAGCCGTCTCTTTTCAGGAACGCCAAGAGAATGCGGCCTTGAAGATAGCAGCGTGA